One segment of Natronosalvus halobius DNA contains the following:
- a CDS encoding ring-cleaving dioxygenase: MSPTTPGIHHVTAIAGDPQRNAEFYVETLGLRFVKRTVNHDDTGTYHFYFGDGEGTPGTNVTFFPWTDSGRRGQFGAGQTRETAYLIPPDSVEFWIDRLESAGVEVDQDERFGEPVIGFDDPDGIGLEFVASEGALEADTQPWPESPVPADHQARGFHSVTLAVSAFGPTASVLTDVFGFELEAEAGGRRRYRATGGGPGSIVDLVETDAERGRMGVGTVHHVAFEAADLEEQERWREAFADHGLNVTEIIDRKYFRSIYAREPGGVLFEMATTEPGFTADEDVDDLGSGLMLPEWLESERDRIEAQLPEFDPKTIGSGTGAN; the protein is encoded by the coding sequence ATGTCACCGACTACGCCGGGAATTCATCACGTGACCGCCATCGCGGGCGATCCGCAACGAAACGCCGAGTTCTACGTCGAGACGCTGGGACTGCGGTTCGTCAAGCGGACGGTCAACCACGACGACACGGGCACGTACCACTTCTACTTCGGCGACGGCGAGGGGACGCCCGGGACGAACGTCACGTTCTTCCCCTGGACCGACAGCGGCCGACGGGGCCAGTTCGGTGCGGGGCAGACCCGGGAGACCGCCTACCTGATTCCCCCCGACTCGGTCGAGTTCTGGATCGACCGCCTCGAGTCGGCGGGGGTCGAGGTCGACCAGGACGAACGTTTCGGCGAGCCGGTTATAGGGTTCGACGACCCGGACGGGATCGGCCTCGAGTTCGTGGCCTCGGAGGGGGCGCTCGAAGCCGACACACAGCCGTGGCCGGAGAGCCCCGTTCCGGCGGACCACCAGGCCCGCGGGTTCCACAGCGTCACGCTCGCCGTCTCGGCGTTCGGACCGACCGCGTCGGTCCTCACGGACGTCTTCGGGTTCGAACTCGAGGCCGAAGCGGGCGGGCGTCGCCGCTACCGCGCGACGGGCGGCGGCCCCGGATCGATCGTCGACCTCGTCGAGACCGACGCAGAACGTGGGCGGATGGGCGTCGGCACCGTCCACCACGTCGCGTTCGAGGCGGCCGACCTCGAGGAACAGGAACGCTGGCGGGAGGCGTTCGCCGACCACGGCCTGAACGTGACCGAGATCATCGACCGCAAGTACTTCCGCTCGATCTACGCCCGCGAACCCGGCGGTGTCCTCTTCGAGATGGCGACGACGGAGCCTGGATTCACCGCCGACGAGGACGTCGACGACCTGGGATCGGGACTGATGCTTCCGGAGTGGCTGGAAAGCGAGCGCGACCGGATCGAGGCACAGCTTCCCGAGTTCGACCCCAAGACGATCGGGTCCGGGACGGGGGCGAACTGA
- a CDS encoding iron-containing alcohol dehydrogenase family protein, producing MARDDQFRFEYEPGVLRFGTGCVDALSDELAQQGFDRALVVCGSTVGSTPEVIDPVKRGLGERLAGVFAETTASKRLSTAVDGLEAMRACDADVLVGLGGGSSLDVASVIAVLDASDREPAEVGQELAETGSISVPDGSLPPIVAVPTTLAGAEQSQVAGVTASPTNGLVDEPASGGVSDRRLMPRAVAYDPALFATTPKPILAASAMNGFDKGLETLYARNATPITDATAMRGLRLLRDGLEALGERSVDENLLQPIAEGIVLVQYGVSRPGETTLSIIHAFGHGLTRTYDVQQGTAHAIVAPRVLRYLFDTVDARRDLLAEALAPDHDGDPADAVVEAVEDVRKALDLPSRLRDVDGPEPEAFPAVAETILEDSFVGNAPPGLEPTAEEIEAVLQDAY from the coding sequence GTGGCGCGTGACGACCAGTTTCGGTTCGAGTACGAGCCGGGGGTGCTGCGGTTCGGCACGGGCTGTGTCGACGCCCTGTCGGACGAACTCGCCCAGCAGGGGTTCGACCGCGCGCTCGTCGTCTGCGGATCGACGGTCGGCAGTACGCCCGAAGTGATTGACCCCGTCAAGCGGGGTCTGGGAGAGCGGCTGGCTGGCGTCTTCGCGGAGACGACCGCGAGCAAGCGCCTGTCGACGGCCGTCGACGGCCTCGAGGCGATGCGCGCGTGCGACGCGGACGTGCTCGTCGGCCTGGGCGGTGGCAGCAGTCTCGACGTGGCGTCGGTGATCGCCGTCCTGGACGCGAGCGACCGCGAGCCTGCCGAGGTCGGTCAGGAACTCGCCGAGACCGGTTCGATCTCGGTCCCCGACGGATCGTTGCCACCGATCGTCGCGGTTCCGACGACGCTCGCCGGTGCCGAGCAGTCGCAGGTGGCTGGCGTCACCGCCTCGCCCACCAACGGACTGGTCGACGAACCGGCGAGCGGCGGCGTCTCCGACCGGCGACTGATGCCGCGGGCGGTCGCGTACGATCCGGCGCTGTTCGCGACGACGCCAAAACCGATTCTCGCCGCGTCCGCGATGAACGGCTTCGACAAGGGCCTCGAGACGCTGTACGCCCGAAACGCGACACCGATCACTGACGCGACTGCGATGCGCGGCCTGCGATTGCTCCGTGATGGGCTGGAGGCACTCGGTGAGCGTTCCGTCGACGAGAACTTGCTACAACCGATCGCCGAGGGCATCGTGCTCGTGCAGTACGGCGTCTCGAGACCCGGGGAAACGACGCTCTCGATCATCCACGCGTTCGGCCACGGGTTGACTCGCACCTACGACGTCCAGCAGGGCACCGCCCACGCCATCGTCGCCCCACGAGTGCTCCGGTACCTGTTCGACACCGTCGACGCCCGGCGCGACCTGCTGGCGGAAGCGCTCGCCCCTGACCACGATGGCGACCCAGCCGATGCGGTCGTCGAGGCAGTCGAGGACGTCCGCAAGGCGCTGGATCTTCCCTCGCGGTTGCGCGACGTCGACGGCCCCGAACCCGAGGCGTTCCCTGCGGTGGCCGAGACGATTCTCGAGGATTCGTTCGTGGGCAACGCGCCGCCCGGGCTCGAGCCGACCGCTGAGGAGATCGAGGCCGTTCTCCAGGATGCGTACTGA
- a CDS encoding ATP-grasp domain-containing protein has translation MIDLAVANRQETFERMREPLAERGIACHHVPVRERTVPLREPPWTPDEYDLGFVYPGRLMEGGVADALLQVPWLNGLKAVVTSRNKAGVLARLERAGLPVPDSVYVSNPVDDDELTAVFDRFDPPVVVKPNSTTRGIGVAKAHDLDSFLGICEYLSLVHDYRATGDKSFLVQEYVPGASDYRVMVLEGEYVGAVERRLPEGARADGRWKHNVHRGGQATGVDLPDDFRDLALAVAEELEIPFLGVDLLVSDAGEAVVNETNARPTIDAATKYEPGFYDELAAALEKRV, from the coding sequence ATGATCGACCTCGCCGTCGCCAACCGGCAGGAGACCTTCGAGCGCATGCGCGAGCCCCTCGCCGAACGAGGGATCGCCTGCCACCACGTGCCGGTTCGCGAGCGAACCGTTCCGCTAAGGGAACCGCCCTGGACCCCCGACGAGTACGACCTCGGCTTCGTCTACCCCGGCCGGCTGATGGAAGGCGGCGTCGCCGACGCCCTCCTCCAGGTGCCGTGGCTCAACGGTCTGAAGGCCGTCGTCACCTCTCGGAACAAAGCGGGCGTGCTCGCTCGCCTCGAGCGCGCCGGCCTGCCAGTTCCCGACTCCGTCTACGTCTCCAATCCAGTCGACGACGACGAACTGACGGCCGTCTTCGACCGCTTCGACCCGCCCGTCGTCGTCAAGCCGAACTCGACGACCCGGGGCATCGGCGTCGCGAAGGCTCACGACCTCGACTCGTTTCTCGGGATCTGTGAGTACCTCTCGCTGGTCCACGACTACCGGGCGACCGGCGACAAGTCCTTCCTCGTCCAGGAGTACGTTCCCGGCGCGAGCGACTACCGCGTGATGGTCCTGGAGGGCGAATACGTCGGCGCGGTCGAGCGTCGACTCCCCGAGGGCGCTCGAGCCGACGGGCGATGGAAGCACAACGTCCACCGCGGTGGGCAGGCCACGGGCGTCGACCTGCCCGACGACTTCCGGGACCTCGCGCTTGCGGTCGCCGAAGAACTCGAGATTCCGTTCCTGGGAGTCGATCTCCTGGTGTCGGACGCTGGGGAGGCCGTCGTCAACGAGACCAACGCCCGCCCGACGATCGACGCCGCGACGAAGTACGAACCGGGTTTTTACGACGAGCTGGCGGCGGCGCTCGAGAAGCGAGTTTGA
- a CDS encoding 3-keto-5-aminohexanoate cleavage protein codes for MSYADYLAGEPLIVTAALTGGVHGKEANPNLPETPEEIGRAAAAAEAAGAAVVHLHARKPNGERAFATERFQDIDDAVRRHADDVVVQHSTGGTGAPAADRHLPLRTDPPPEMASLDMGPLNRYDHLTSENTRGTVDALHEEMRDRGIKPELEVFNDGHLNEVHGLLERRDLANPVYATLIFGGGTLTRPRPRNLLNAVSNLPDGALFNTLGFGRHQLPLTTMGILLGGHVRVGLEDNVYYRQGELATSNAQLVERVVRIAGELEREVATPAQAREILGL; via the coding sequence GTGAGCTACGCGGACTACCTCGCCGGCGAGCCGCTGATCGTCACCGCCGCGCTGACCGGCGGCGTCCACGGCAAGGAGGCGAATCCGAACCTCCCGGAGACGCCCGAGGAGATCGGACGCGCCGCCGCGGCCGCGGAGGCAGCGGGAGCCGCCGTGGTTCACCTCCACGCCCGGAAACCAAACGGCGAGCGCGCGTTTGCCACCGAACGCTTCCAGGACATCGACGATGCGGTGCGGAGGCACGCCGACGACGTCGTCGTCCAGCACTCGACGGGCGGGACCGGCGCCCCAGCCGCAGATCGCCACCTGCCGCTTCGTACGGATCCACCGCCGGAGATGGCGTCGCTCGATATGGGGCCGCTCAACCGGTACGACCATCTGACGAGCGAGAACACCCGTGGCACGGTCGATGCCCTCCACGAAGAGATGCGCGACCGCGGGATCAAACCGGAACTCGAGGTGTTCAACGACGGCCACCTGAACGAGGTCCACGGTCTGCTCGAGCGTCGCGACCTGGCCAACCCGGTGTACGCCACGCTCATCTTTGGCGGCGGCACGCTCACGCGCCCCCGGCCGCGGAATCTGTTGAACGCCGTTTCCAACCTTCCCGACGGGGCACTCTTCAACACGCTCGGGTTCGGGCGCCACCAGTTGCCGCTCACGACGATGGGGATTCTCCTCGGCGGGCACGTCCGGGTCGGCCTCGAGGACAACGTCTACTACCGCCAGGGCGAACTCGCGACGAGCAACGCCCAGCTGGTCGAGCGGGTCGTTCGCATCGCTGGGGAACTCGAGCGGGAGGTTGCGACGCCG